The following proteins come from a genomic window of Limosilactobacillus reuteri:
- a CDS encoding tRNA (adenine(22)-N(1))-methyltransferase TrmK — protein sequence MDEKHLSARLACVASLVPAGARVADIGSDHAYLPASLVLDGKIDFAIAGEVVKGPYENAVHEIKDHQLEGQVIPRFADGLAAIEPADKVDAITIAGMGGSLIASILEKGKDKLTGIKRLILQPNVGESQLREWLMNNHYQIMTEKIIEEDNHIYEIIVAEPSVVPFRYSKYELDFGPLLLENKGPVFKKKWQEYLQREAHVIDQMQKAQQPPVKKINEINQFLSQVKEAITNDNR from the coding sequence GTGGATGAAAAGCACTTATCAGCACGTCTAGCATGTGTTGCTTCCCTTGTTCCAGCAGGTGCACGGGTTGCCGATATTGGGTCTGACCATGCATATTTACCAGCCTCATTAGTGTTAGATGGTAAAATTGATTTTGCAATTGCTGGAGAAGTAGTAAAGGGTCCTTATGAAAATGCTGTTCATGAAATAAAAGACCACCAATTAGAAGGCCAGGTTATTCCGCGGTTCGCAGACGGCTTAGCAGCGATTGAACCAGCAGATAAAGTCGATGCAATTACGATTGCTGGAATGGGCGGGAGTTTGATTGCTTCTATTTTAGAGAAGGGTAAGGATAAGTTAACAGGAATTAAGCGACTTATCCTTCAGCCAAATGTAGGGGAAAGTCAATTACGGGAATGGTTAATGAATAATCATTACCAAATAATGACCGAAAAAATAATTGAAGAAGACAATCATATTTATGAGATTATCGTTGCTGAGCCATCGGTTGTCCCATTTAGATACAGTAAGTATGAGCTTGATTTTGGGCCACTTTTATTGGAAAACAAAGGACCTGTTTTTAAGAAAAAATGGCAAGAATATCTTCAACGTGAAGCCCATGTTATTGATCAGATGCAAAAGGCTCAACAGCCACCAGTAAAAAAGATTAATGAGATAAACCAGTTTTTATCACAAGTAAAGGAAGCGATCACCAATGACAACCGGTAA
- the recO gene encoding DNA repair protein RecO, with amino-acid sequence MARVTTQFTGIIMYRQDYRERDLLIKMLTDKIGPAMFFVKNAKKRGFRMTADILPFTHGTYIGSLDENGLSFINTASDTSQYKNIASDISKNAYVTYILALVDSAFNDGRSIGGWFNQVAAALDLIEKGLDEQIITNVIETQLLVAFGVAPIWDRCVVCGRNDLALDFSEQYGGMLCQNHWSLDERRLHLDRKTIYYLQQFATINLQKLNSIRINPVTKLRLQKVLDTLYDNEVGLNLKAKRFIRQMNKWEQNIGKLSMND; translated from the coding sequence ATGGCGCGCGTAACCACACAATTTACTGGGATCATTATGTACCGACAGGATTATCGTGAACGTGATCTATTAATAAAAATGCTCACTGATAAGATTGGGCCAGCAATGTTTTTTGTGAAAAATGCTAAGAAACGTGGATTTCGAATGACTGCTGATATCCTCCCATTCACCCATGGTACATACATTGGCTCCCTTGATGAAAATGGCTTAAGCTTTATTAATACCGCTAGCGATACTAGCCAATACAAGAATATTGCAAGTGATATTAGCAAAAATGCATACGTTACGTATATTTTGGCATTGGTTGACAGTGCGTTTAATGATGGCCGAAGTATTGGTGGGTGGTTTAATCAAGTTGCTGCAGCGTTAGACTTAATCGAAAAAGGATTAGATGAGCAAATAATTACAAATGTTATTGAAACGCAGCTGTTAGTTGCTTTTGGGGTAGCACCAATTTGGGATCGGTGTGTTGTTTGTGGTCGCAATGATCTGGCTTTAGACTTCTCTGAACAATATGGGGGGATGCTTTGCCAAAATCATTGGTCACTTGATGAGCGCCGTCTTCATCTTGACCGCAAAACTATTTATTACCTTCAACAATTTGCCACAATTAACTTGCAAAAATTGAATTCTATTCGAATTAATCCAGTTACTAAACTACGCCTTCAAAAAGTCTTAGATACTCTTTATGATAACGAGGTCGGGCTAAACTTGAAAGCAAAGCGGTTCATTAGACAAATGAATAAGTGGGAACAAAATATCGGAAAGTTATCAATGAACGATTGA
- the dnaG gene encoding DNA primase, protein MAKIPRNVIDEIRNSVDVGDVIGRYVQLHQAGKNLIGLCPFHDEKTPSFSVNEEKQFFYCFGCHRSGNVFQFLMELKHIDFIDAVKEIANDSNIKIPEQYVSVPAKPLNNENRQLFDLHDKAAKLYHHILVNTPAGQVALNYLKKRGMSEELIEQFGLGYAPDQRILKPFFQQQKVDYQLLRKSGLFSEDQQGELRDRFIERIMYPIKNGQGQVIAFSGRLIDTSKTNLPKYLNSPETPIFNKRRTLFNFDVARKAARKEGRLYLFEGFMDVISAFAAGIENGIASMGTSFTEEQVAIIGRATKQLDICYDGDQPGQNAIDRAISLVNDHRPNQLQVKVVQLPAGIDPDEYVQKYGPQQFNAYLTNKEETTTEFYLRFLRNGKNLDNQNELMQYLNQALKVIAQVQAPLEEDMYLQRLASEFNLDRQTLKTQLDQLREQLGIHHQPWIKQQPSLVRHQQFQQTSEEEHRKVKLSRTELAEQILLRYMLYDREVWMHVTSDHNFHFAHEKYQTLYLLAASYFSENGLYSTADFLDYLDESSLQGTLGQIENLNVDQEVDMRAIDDCIHMIAEQTPLAAQIADKQAQLKEANSLHNTELATQLTIELVKLLKQQQRLKTEETN, encoded by the coding sequence ATGGCAAAGATACCGCGTAATGTAATTGATGAAATACGAAATTCAGTTGATGTTGGTGATGTAATTGGGCGCTATGTCCAATTGCATCAAGCTGGAAAAAATCTAATTGGGTTATGTCCCTTTCATGATGAAAAAACACCATCTTTTTCGGTGAATGAGGAAAAACAATTTTTCTATTGTTTTGGATGTCACCGGAGCGGGAACGTATTTCAATTTTTAATGGAATTAAAGCATATCGATTTTATCGATGCGGTTAAGGAGATCGCTAATGATAGCAATATCAAAATTCCAGAACAATATGTTAGCGTTCCGGCTAAACCATTAAATAACGAGAATCGACAGCTGTTTGATCTTCATGATAAAGCAGCTAAACTTTATCACCATATATTGGTAAATACACCGGCTGGGCAAGTTGCACTTAATTATTTAAAAAAACGGGGAATGAGTGAAGAACTGATTGAACAATTTGGCTTAGGCTATGCTCCTGATCAGCGAATCTTGAAGCCGTTCTTCCAGCAGCAAAAAGTTGATTACCAATTGCTAAGAAAAAGTGGGCTTTTTAGTGAAGACCAACAGGGAGAGCTGCGAGATCGGTTCATTGAACGGATAATGTATCCGATAAAAAATGGTCAAGGGCAGGTAATTGCTTTTTCTGGTCGATTAATCGATACTAGTAAAACAAATTTACCTAAATATTTAAATAGTCCTGAGACACCGATTTTCAACAAACGACGGACATTATTTAATTTTGACGTTGCACGAAAAGCAGCTCGTAAAGAGGGTCGATTATACTTATTTGAAGGATTTATGGATGTGATCTCTGCTTTTGCCGCAGGAATCGAAAATGGAATTGCTTCAATGGGAACCAGTTTTACTGAAGAGCAAGTAGCAATTATTGGTCGTGCTACAAAGCAATTAGATATTTGCTATGATGGAGATCAACCGGGACAAAATGCAATTGATCGTGCAATTAGCCTCGTTAATGATCATCGACCTAATCAGTTGCAGGTAAAGGTTGTCCAATTACCAGCTGGAATTGATCCAGATGAATATGTTCAAAAGTATGGTCCACAGCAATTTAACGCCTATCTTACTAATAAGGAAGAAACAACAACGGAATTTTACCTGCGCTTTTTAAGAAATGGGAAGAATTTAGATAATCAGAATGAACTGATGCAATATCTTAACCAAGCACTGAAGGTAATTGCTCAAGTTCAAGCTCCCTTAGAAGAAGATATGTACTTGCAACGGTTAGCAAGTGAGTTCAATTTAGATCGGCAAACCTTAAAGACGCAGTTAGATCAATTGCGAGAGCAACTAGGAATTCATCATCAACCATGGATTAAGCAACAGCCTTCACTAGTGCGTCATCAACAGTTTCAACAAACTAGTGAAGAAGAACATCGAAAAGTTAAACTTAGTAGGACTGAATTAGCGGAACAGATCTTACTAAGGTATATGCTATATGATCGTGAAGTGTGGATGCATGTAACATCAGACCACAATTTTCATTTTGCACATGAAAAATATCAAACCTTGTATTTATTAGCAGCAAGTTATTTTTCTGAAAACGGATTGTATTCAACTGCTGACTTTCTTGATTATTTAGATGAAAGTAGTTTACAAGGTACTCTTGGACAAATTGAAAATTTAAATGTTGACCAAGAAGTTGATATGCGGGCAATTGATGATTGTATCCATATGATCGCAGAACAAACACCGTTAGCTGCGCAAATTGCAGATAAGCAAGCCCAGTTAAAAGAAGCTAATTCATTGCATAATACAGAATTAGCTACGCAATTAACAATTGAACTGGTAAAATTATTAAAGCAGCAGCAACGCTTAAAAACGGAGGAGACTAATTAA
- the glyQ gene encoding glycine--tRNA ligase subunit alpha, producing MTKKLTVQDIIFTLEQYWADQGCMLMQAYDNEKGAGTMSPYTFLRAIGPEPWNVAYVEPSRRPADGRYGENPNRLYQHHQFQVLMKPSPDNIQELYLGSLKKLGIDPLEHDIRFVEDNWENPSMGCAGVGWEVWLDGMEVTQFTYFQVVGELPMSPVAAEVTYGLERLAEYIQNVDSVYDLEWADGVLYGDIFQEPEYEHSKYAFEESNQDMLLQDFNDYEKEAKRLIKLGLVHPAYDYVLKCSHTFNLLDARGAVSVTERAGYLHRIRIMAKSIAKAFVEERRKRGFPLIHDEAVRQKTVEEYTKKAEKAKEQAAKQAAKKAQKGEK from the coding sequence ATGACGAAAAAACTAACCGTGCAAGATATTATATTTACATTAGAACAATATTGGGCAGATCAAGGTTGTATGTTAATGCAGGCTTATGATAACGAAAAAGGTGCAGGGACAATGAGTCCTTACACTTTCTTGCGGGCAATTGGTCCTGAACCATGGAATGTGGCTTATGTCGAACCCTCACGGCGGCCTGCTGATGGTCGTTATGGTGAAAACCCAAACCGGCTTTACCAACACCACCAATTCCAGGTATTAATGAAACCTTCTCCTGATAATATCCAAGAATTATATTTAGGTAGTTTGAAAAAGTTAGGAATAGATCCTTTAGAACATGATATCCGGTTTGTTGAAGATAACTGGGAAAACCCTTCAATGGGCTGTGCCGGTGTTGGTTGGGAAGTTTGGCTTGACGGAATGGAAGTTACTCAATTTACCTATTTCCAAGTCGTTGGGGAATTACCTATGAGTCCTGTAGCCGCCGAAGTTACTTATGGACTTGAACGGTTAGCTGAATATATTCAAAACGTTGACTCAGTTTATGACTTAGAGTGGGCAGATGGTGTTCTGTATGGTGATATCTTCCAAGAACCTGAATATGAACATTCTAAGTATGCGTTTGAAGAAAGTAACCAAGATATGCTTCTTCAAGACTTTAATGATTACGAAAAAGAAGCTAAACGCTTAATTAAGCTTGGATTAGTTCACCCCGCTTATGATTATGTTTTAAAGTGTAGTCATACCTTTAACTTGTTAGATGCGCGTGGTGCTGTCTCAGTTACTGAGCGTGCTGGGTACCTTCACCGTATTCGAATTATGGCAAAATCAATTGCCAAGGCCTTTGTTGAAGAGCGACGTAAACGTGGCTTCCCATTGATTCATGATGAAGCAGTTCGCCAAAAGACAGTTGAAGAATATACAAAAAAAGCGGAAAAGGCAAAGGAACAGGCTGCAAAGCAAGCGGCTAAGAAAGCACAAAAGGGGGAAAAGTAA
- the rpoD gene encoding RNA polymerase sigma factor RpoD — translation MAKSKKKDIVISNSADFDQQEYDTAVGKLIRNYKKQKQIEYDELTTKIAKPFELNADGIDNLLQNIEDAGISVVDENGDPDPRALKATEKLSQSAMKDTSAPTGVKINDPVRMYLKEIGRVNLLTADEEVQLALRIEKGDEVAKQELAEANLRLVVSIAKRYVGRGMQFLDLIQEGNMGLMKAVEKFDYQRGFKFSTYATWWIRQAITRAIADQARTIRIPVHMVETINKLIRIQRQLLQDLGREPLPEEIGAEMDMPTEKVRNILKIAQEPVSLETPIGEEDDSHLGDFIEDQDATSPADHAAYEMMKKQLENVLDTLTDREENVLRLRFGLDDGRTRTLEEVGKVFGVTRERIRQIEAKALRKLRHPSRSKQLKDFLE, via the coding sequence ATGGCAAAAAGCAAGAAAAAAGATATTGTTATTTCTAACAGCGCCGATTTTGACCAACAAGAATATGACACCGCAGTTGGTAAGTTAATTCGTAATTACAAGAAGCAAAAGCAGATTGAATATGATGAATTAACTACTAAAATTGCTAAACCATTTGAATTGAACGCTGATGGAATTGATAATTTGCTTCAAAACATTGAAGATGCCGGAATTAGTGTTGTCGATGAAAATGGGGATCCAGATCCTCGTGCTTTAAAAGCTACTGAAAAATTATCACAATCTGCCATGAAGGATACATCGGCACCAACGGGGGTTAAAATTAATGATCCTGTGCGGATGTATTTGAAAGAAATTGGTCGTGTAAATCTTTTGACGGCTGATGAAGAAGTTCAGCTTGCTTTACGGATTGAAAAAGGTGATGAAGTAGCTAAACAAGAACTAGCTGAGGCAAACTTGCGGTTAGTTGTTTCAATTGCAAAGCGTTATGTTGGCCGTGGAATGCAGTTTCTTGATTTAATCCAGGAAGGTAACATGGGACTTATGAAAGCCGTTGAAAAATTCGATTACCAGCGAGGATTTAAGTTCTCTACTTATGCTACCTGGTGGATTCGTCAGGCTATTACGCGGGCAATTGCTGATCAAGCCCGGACAATTCGGATTCCGGTTCATATGGTTGAAACTATTAACAAATTAATCCGGATTCAACGGCAATTACTTCAAGATTTAGGTCGTGAACCGTTACCAGAAGAAATTGGTGCAGAAATGGATATGCCAACTGAGAAAGTGCGGAATATTCTTAAAATTGCTCAAGAACCAGTTTCACTTGAAACGCCTATTGGTGAAGAGGATGATTCTCATTTAGGGGACTTTATTGAAGACCAGGATGCAACGAGTCCAGCTGACCATGCTGCTTATGAAATGATGAAAAAGCAGCTTGAAAATGTTCTGGATACATTAACCGATCGTGAAGAGAACGTCCTTCGGCTTCGGTTTGGCTTAGATGATGGTCGAACACGGACCCTTGAAGAAGTCGGAAAAGTCTTTGGGGTAACGCGGGAACGGATTCGTCAGATTGAAGCTAAGGCGCTCCGAAAATTACGCCACCCATCACGTTCTAAGCAATTAAAAGATTTCTTAGAATAA
- the glyS gene encoding glycine--tRNA ligase subunit beta codes for MANTYLLEVGVEEMPAHVVTPSIKQLHARVEEYLKEQRITFDDIQEFATPRRMALLIHGLSDKQPDIDESVKGPAKKIAQDADGNWTKAAIGFTRGQGASVEDIEFKEVKGVEYVFVEKHIAGKTVAEVLQGLPAVITSMTFPTLMKWGYNNLQFIRPIRWLVSLLNDEVVPFNILDVETGRETQGHRFLGHPVEIAKADDYEESLNNDFVIADQTKRKNLIKDQITTIINKNNWQVDWDEDLLEEVNNLVEWPTAFAGSFDEKYLALPDPVLITSMKDNQRFFCVRDKDGNLLSHFISVRNGNTDYLDNVIKGNERVLVPRLEDAQFFYQEDQKLTIGEYVERLKKVSFHDKISSMYDKMQRVAVIANVLGKQLNLSAEELADLDRAAHIYKFDLTTQMVGEFAELQGIMGEIYAKLFGEKDDVATAIREHYMPISAEGELPQTKIGAILAIADKLDSIMSFFAVDMIPSGSNDPYALRRQAFGIVRIIADRGWNLPLLNIQSEIITAFENAEVNVSFDLNKNSDEVRSFFLDRIKQLFHGQKVRHDIIDAATDTRQNDIANVLAAIQTIDEHKDDANFKEDIEALTRVLRIAKKDNRPVSELSVDPNLFENPSEAKMHTAVSELIKEDQQTVSEHFAALRTLTPIISEYFDENMIMDKNEDIRNNRLAQLSILANQASLIGNLDNLIVK; via the coding sequence ATGGCAAATACATACTTATTAGAAGTCGGTGTTGAAGAAATGCCTGCTCACGTTGTAACACCAAGTATTAAGCAGTTACACGCACGAGTAGAAGAGTACCTTAAAGAACAACGGATCACTTTTGATGATATTCAAGAATTCGCTACTCCACGACGGATGGCATTGTTAATCCATGGCTTAAGTGATAAGCAACCTGATATTGATGAATCAGTTAAGGGTCCTGCGAAGAAGATTGCGCAAGATGCCGATGGTAATTGGACAAAGGCTGCGATTGGCTTTACCCGGGGTCAGGGTGCCTCTGTGGAAGATATTGAATTCAAGGAAGTAAAGGGCGTTGAATATGTCTTTGTTGAAAAGCATATTGCCGGAAAGACTGTTGCTGAAGTTCTTCAAGGATTGCCAGCAGTTATTACTTCGATGACATTCCCAACCTTGATGAAATGGGGCTACAATAACTTACAATTTATTCGTCCGATTCGGTGGCTAGTTTCATTATTAAATGATGAAGTCGTTCCATTTAATATTTTGGACGTTGAAACTGGTCGAGAAACACAAGGTCATCGGTTCTTAGGCCATCCAGTTGAAATTGCTAAGGCTGATGATTATGAAGAAAGCTTAAATAATGATTTCGTTATTGCTGATCAAACAAAGCGAAAGAATTTAATTAAGGATCAAATTACTACGATTATTAATAAGAACAACTGGCAAGTTGATTGGGATGAGGACTTACTAGAGGAAGTTAATAACTTAGTTGAATGGCCAACTGCCTTTGCTGGATCTTTTGATGAGAAGTACTTAGCATTACCTGATCCAGTCTTAATTACCTCCATGAAGGATAATCAGCGTTTCTTCTGTGTACGGGATAAAGATGGTAACCTCTTATCGCACTTTATTTCCGTTCGTAACGGTAATACAGACTACCTTGACAATGTCATTAAAGGAAATGAACGGGTTCTTGTTCCTCGTCTTGAAGATGCTCAATTCTTCTATCAAGAAGACCAGAAGTTGACAATTGGTGAGTATGTGGAACGACTTAAGAAAGTTAGCTTCCATGATAAGATTAGTTCAATGTATGATAAAATGCAGCGGGTCGCAGTGATTGCAAATGTTCTTGGTAAGCAACTAAACCTTTCAGCTGAAGAACTGGCAGACCTTGATCGAGCAGCACATATTTATAAATTTGACCTTACTACGCAAATGGTCGGTGAATTCGCTGAATTACAAGGAATCATGGGCGAAATCTATGCTAAGTTATTCGGTGAAAAAGATGATGTTGCCACAGCCATCCGCGAACACTACATGCCAATCTCGGCAGAAGGAGAATTACCACAAACTAAGATTGGCGCGATCTTAGCAATTGCCGATAAACTTGACAGTATCATGAGCTTCTTTGCGGTTGATATGATTCCAAGCGGTTCGAATGACCCTTATGCTTTACGTCGGCAGGCATTTGGAATTGTCCGGATCATCGCCGATCGTGGTTGGAACCTTCCATTGTTAAATATTCAATCAGAAATTATCACAGCCTTTGAAAACGCTGAAGTCAATGTTTCTTTTGATTTGAATAAGAATAGTGATGAAGTCCGTTCATTCTTCTTAGATCGGATTAAGCAGTTATTCCATGGTCAAAAGGTTCGTCACGATATTATTGATGCAGCTACCGATACTCGTCAAAATGATATTGCCAATGTTCTTGCAGCCATTCAAACTATTGATGAGCATAAGGACGATGCTAACTTTAAGGAAGATATCGAAGCCCTTACCCGGGTATTACGGATTGCAAAGAAGGATAATCGTCCAGTTAGTGAGCTTTCGGTAGATCCTAATTTATTTGAAAATCCATCTGAGGCTAAGATGCATACTGCTGTTTCGGAATTGATTAAAGAAGATCAACAAACAGTAAGTGAACACTTTGCAGCCTTACGGACTTTAACACCAATAATTAGTGAATACTTTGATGAAAATATGATTATGGATAAGAATGAAGATATTCGTAATAATCGTTTGGCTCAATTAAGTATTTTGGCTAATCAAGCATCATTAATTGGTAACTTGGATAACTTGATTGTAAAATAA
- a CDS encoding aminotransferase class I/II-fold pyridoxal phosphate-dependent enzyme produces MPELSADLYGTVSHKLDALQPSGIREFNKEVSKIPGIIKLTLGEPDMATPEHVKQAAIRSIEKDDSHYAPQMGKPELLEAISDYIQNTRDVHYDPQAEIIATVGATEALDATLFAILNTGDKVVVPTPIFSLYFPLIEMTGATVVQVDTSADNFVLTPEKLEEVLEEEGKGVKAVILNYPSNPTGREYPQEVLAGLAEVIKKHHLYAIADEIYSELVYGVEHYSIATMIPERTIFISGLSKSHAMTGYRLGYVAAPAKIMANISKMHAFLVTTVTNNVQVAAAEALTNGLNDPLKFRKIYQHRRDLLVAGLKELGFEMLTPEGAFYLFSKIPAQFGTDDVAFAKQLAKEAKVGVTPGSAFGKGGDGYVRLSYASSDENLTEAIKRIGEFLDHLA; encoded by the coding sequence ATGCCAGAACTATCTGCTGATTTATATGGAACTGTTAGTCACAAGTTAGATGCGTTACAGCCATCGGGTATTCGTGAATTCAACAAAGAAGTTTCAAAGATCCCAGGAATTATTAAATTAACATTAGGAGAGCCAGACATGGCAACTCCTGAACACGTTAAGCAAGCAGCCATTAGAAGTATTGAGAAAGATGATTCTCACTATGCTCCTCAAATGGGAAAGCCAGAATTACTTGAAGCAATCAGTGATTATATTCAGAATACTCGTGATGTGCACTATGACCCGCAAGCGGAAATAATTGCGACTGTGGGAGCAACTGAGGCCCTCGATGCCACCTTATTTGCAATTCTTAATACTGGAGATAAAGTTGTGGTTCCTACCCCAATTTTTTCCTTGTACTTCCCGTTGATTGAAATGACAGGAGCAACGGTTGTTCAGGTTGATACTTCAGCAGATAATTTTGTTTTAACTCCAGAAAAGCTTGAAGAAGTTCTTGAAGAAGAGGGAAAAGGCGTTAAAGCCGTTATTCTTAACTATCCAAGCAACCCAACTGGTCGTGAATATCCGCAAGAAGTTCTAGCAGGATTAGCGGAAGTAATTAAGAAGCATCATTTATATGCGATTGCTGATGAAATCTATAGCGAACTTGTCTATGGGGTAGAGCACTATTCAATTGCTACCATGATTCCAGAGCGGACGATTTTCATCTCTGGACTTTCAAAATCTCACGCAATGACTGGTTACCGTTTAGGATATGTTGCCGCTCCAGCTAAGATCATGGCTAATATTTCAAAGATGCATGCCTTCTTAGTCACAACAGTAACTAATAACGTTCAAGTTGCCGCAGCAGAAGCACTGACAAATGGTTTGAATGACCCATTAAAATTTCGAAAGATTTACCAACATCGCCGTGATTTACTCGTTGCCGGTCTTAAGGAATTGGGCTTTGAAATGTTAACTCCTGAAGGGGCATTTTACCTTTTTTCTAAGATTCCAGCTCAATTTGGAACTGACGATGTTGCCTTTGCAAAGCAGCTTGCTAAAGAAGCAAAGGTTGGAGTAACACCAGGTAGCGCATTTGGTAAGGGTGGCGACGGCTATGTTCGTTTGTCGTATGCTTCCTCTGATGAAAACCTAACAGAAGCTATTAAACGAATTGGTGAATTTTTAGACCATCTTGCGTAA
- a CDS encoding ISLre2-like element ISLre2 family transposase, giving the protein MDILTEIEQNLVKSGSLFEAEQIILKGVLELGQVIMQNFLESLDRSLKSQAPANYQVINKQPRTLNFIFGPVTFQRRYYQAGTKKREFYLDQQLKIKPRRRLSPHYLMMMAKIAQTTTMRNTADILNLVFDSGITADSVMHAVHELGNQVAKQTQAKEHQATPRHMPKNLTIEGDAFMIKGKKEAGQLTLVHHYRVYERVANQIINRHDFLSVGHQGRLEARLSDYLDRHYKLAGQTIFLASDAGPGYEPAKLLSLVPQGAHGEYFLDRYHCLQKIEHTLGRHNELAMRAIKAVRHHDQAELTIILDTYESQNLTEKQADDLMRLRKYLQRNWRYILSPQMRGFKDIHLIGSVESSHRAFTYRMKKQGKSWTKQGAKAMIGLIEARMNGELQASLNTILEQLTVLPRVAQTSLLQEMHIRTGEFLRKAPTKPSIGAVQGIIPINTVTSRPMGQLFKALTH; this is encoded by the coding sequence ATGGATATTTTAACAGAAATCGAGCAGAATTTGGTGAAATCAGGCAGTTTATTTGAAGCTGAACAGATTATTTTAAAAGGTGTATTGGAGTTAGGACAAGTAATCATGCAAAACTTTTTGGAAAGCTTAGATCGAAGCTTAAAGTCCCAAGCTCCAGCGAACTATCAAGTAATCAATAAACAGCCACGGACGCTTAATTTTATCTTTGGCCCGGTGACTTTTCAACGACGGTATTATCAGGCTGGGACAAAGAAACGTGAATTTTACTTAGACCAACAATTAAAAATTAAACCACGTCGTCGTTTATCGCCACACTACTTAATGATGATGGCTAAGATTGCCCAAACAACTACAATGCGCAATACTGCCGACATTTTGAACCTTGTATTTGACAGCGGAATTACTGCCGATTCGGTAATGCACGCCGTGCATGAGTTAGGAAATCAGGTAGCTAAACAAACTCAAGCAAAAGAACACCAAGCTACTCCTCGCCATATGCCTAAAAATTTAACTATTGAGGGTGATGCCTTTATGATTAAAGGTAAAAAAGAAGCAGGTCAGCTGACTCTTGTGCACCATTATCGGGTTTATGAGCGAGTAGCTAATCAAATCATTAATCGGCATGACTTTCTCAGTGTTGGGCACCAAGGACGGCTTGAAGCACGACTAAGTGATTATTTAGACCGCCATTATAAGCTTGCCGGTCAAACGATCTTTTTGGCCAGTGACGCTGGCCCAGGTTACGAACCAGCTAAGCTATTAAGTCTAGTTCCTCAAGGTGCACATGGTGAATACTTTCTCGACCGCTATCATTGTTTACAGAAAATTGAACATACTTTAGGCCGGCACAACGAATTAGCCATGCGAGCAATTAAAGCCGTTCGTCATCATGATCAAGCAGAGCTAACAATAATTTTAGATACTTATGAATCACAAAACCTAACGGAAAAACAAGCAGACGACCTAATGCGTTTAAGAAAGTATCTACAGCGAAATTGGCGGTATATCCTCTCACCACAAATGCGTGGATTTAAGGATATTCATTTAATTGGTTCAGTCGAAAGTTCTCACCGGGCTTTTACTTACCGGATGAAGAAACAGGGCAAGTCATGGACTAAGCAGGGGGCTAAAGCCATGATTGGTTTAATTGAAGCCCGAATGAATGGTGAACTGCAAGCTAGTTTAAATACAATCCTAGAACAATTAACAGTTCTTCCTCGAGTGGCTCAAACCAGCCTATTACAGGAAATGCATATTCGAACTGGAGAGTTTCTAAGAAAGGCACCGACAAAGCCGTCAATTGGAGCAGTACAAGGAATAATTCCGATCAACACGGTCACAAGTAGACCAATGGGACAACTTTTTAAGGCACTAACCCACTAA